Within Sander vitreus isolate 19-12246 chromosome 23, sanVit1, whole genome shotgun sequence, the genomic segment TTcgctctccggcttgaaagcgccGCGTTtgatgttgacaccacgttgtgctatttcattttgagattatgtCATTGAATTTTGAAGTGCGTATTTGTGTTGGCTGAGTGGCaatatatccatggtattgaaagggggatttaattcttgcatgttttgttttgttcaacccccctgttttttcacaaatctcACCCTGTGTATGTGCGAGATGGTGGTGATGGGAACATGTGGCAGTGATGATAATGTTAGTATCTTGTTGTAGTGGCGGTCTGGGCAGCTGGGAGAGCGATGACGATGCCGACATGGATGATGAAGACTCTGTGGTGACGGCGCTCGGTTGCCTTGGTCCCCTGGGGGGCTTACTGGCCCCCGAGCTGCAGAGGTACCAGAAACATCTCAAAGGTCAGTGCAGCCACATGGATTACTACACAGGATTTCAATGGCAGCCAGTGGAGAGTATACAGAGACAGCAGCCAAGTGGCTCAAGACAAAACGCTGCCCCAAATCCTCATGTTCTGCCCTCAATTTGACTCCAAGTACAAACTGTCTCTGATCTGTTTCCTCCAGACAAATCCCCACTTCTTCCTCCTTCAGCAGCTCTTATAAAGATGGAAAAAAGGCAAACAGCCTGAGGgaattagttaaaaaaaaattggttaaGATCTGACGCAGTAGTTGTCGCTCTCCGGAGAGGTttaaaaaagacttcagatagaaaTGAGTGTTCCATTTCAGATCCCCTTACAACCGAGTTGACCTGGTTCAAAATGGAAACATGGCTTATTCTTACGAGCTAAGTGTAGCAACTGAACATCAATAAATCATTATCACAGTCATTCTGAGACAACAGTATAATTACGGTAAACAACCTAAACCGCCAAGCTACACAAGCTACACACCAAGCTACACATACAGTGCGTCTTACACTGTGTGCTGCTGGGTCAGATTTGGTATTTGCAACACAAAAGGAGGAAGACAAAGTGATCGAAAAAAATAACTTCCAACACGCTGACCTTTTCCTGTAGAGctgaagacaaaaaacaaacagaacttcAGTTACGTGAATGTCAAACATATCTTGACAAAATGTCACATTGTACCTTCAATGTTTTGATTTTATCTTAAAGCGTACTGTTGATGATGCCattagagggaaaaaaaaacaggaaggacTGACTTAGTTTGCTGGCATGTTTTCATCAAAGACTTTAGACTGAATGCATTACTGTGGTCTGCAAAACTGTCAGTATGTAGTTTAAGAAGCATTTTGGtcttttaaatataaaacaaaattcCAAATTATTTTGCCATCTTCCTCAGATAGCATCAAGATGCTTTTTTATGTGGCACTTGATCTTGATTTAAAGGGATGAAAGCAAAGAAGTAAGAAAAGGAgcttttttgtgattttgctGGAATGTTTCCTTGACTCTAATCTTTGCATCTCTTCATTTCTTTCTGTCAATCGTAGAGTCTGAAAGCCAAAATCCCAGTCATGAAATAAATCCCACAAAGCAGAAATAAGTGTAGGCACATAAGCAAAGTGGGAAAAGAGTTTAATGTTGGGAGAACATGACATCAGcgtttcctcttcttcttctttctaccTCCAGACCAgcgaggagagcagggaaacaTCGCAGAGCTGAGCCCAGGAGCGGTGGGCgctggagggggaggaggaggaggaggaggtgccagggcGGAGCATCAAGCAGCAATCAACAGCATGATGATGGAGAGAATGAGCACCGACATCTACGCCCTGAAGAAGCAATATACACGCATCAAAAGGCGGCAGCAGGAGCAGGCTATGCAACTCTACATACGCACAGGTGGGGGGGGAAGAGTAAAAATGATCATAATCATAACAGTATATCAGTCAATTTccgctttttatttttcagaccACAACTGCCTTTCCCGTTGATTGTTTTTGCATTAGTGACATTAGAAAACTGTCGCTTTAGGACAGTGGGGCCATTGATGGACttaatttccattttttattatacatttaataatgCTTCACCACATGAAAAAATTAGACATCATtaactacatttgttttttgtaggCGGTGCAGTGATCCATTGTtcataaatacaaacaaaattcTTATTTCAGAACAAAATAAGCTATTTCATTTAGAGATAATGTCCTTTATTGTTTAAACCCTATTAACAggcatgatttaaaaaacaaaaataatgaatagCCCATACAGTAAATGTCCAAGTCTTtattaaagtacaaaaaagcAAAGGTGGTGCTCCTTCTTTAATAACTGTGAGCATACGCTAAGAAACACAGACATGCAAAAACAAAGCACTTCCTGGGTAGAAGAacagaaacacatgcacacagcagaAAGTTAGATGTTTGATGATGATGTGTGGCTTGTAGGACCGGGACCCAAAGTGGCCACAAGTGCAGGGGGACCTCAGGAGCATCCCAACAGACCCAGCGACAGTACCGACCACCACACTGACGGTACTGGTGTTGAACCAAAGGGTTGTCTCAAACTGGGTGTTCTGGGGCTGATTTGAGGGTCTCTAATGATTCATTCATCTTTGAATTAAAGTAATGAATGATTTCAAGAAGATGGTGCTGTACGCTGGTAAAAACTTTTTGTAGACCACATCATAAGTTATGTCTACCATGGGTTCCCAAGCAGATTTCCAATTTAAAGGAAcgcgccaacttattgggacttattcagcttattcaccgtaacccccagagtaagataagtccatacatacacttctcatctccgtgtgtgtcgtaactctgtctgacgcccccaccgctagcctagcttagcacagatcctggaggtaactggctccatctagcctactgctcccaaagtgacaaaataacgccaacattttcctatttacatgttgtgatttgtatagtcacagcgtgtacaaataacaaggtcacatgagacacagccatcttctaaccgtatacatactgggaactatattctcagaaggcaaagcactgctactctgttacttgggcggagtgatttgcacCTGAGaagcagaggagcagagagttcgcctggagttctGCGAGTAAATCaatccgcccaagtagcagaagtagcagcacttcgcctttctgagaatatagttcccagtttatatacggttagaagatggctgtgtctcatgtgaccttgttatttgtacaccctgtgactatacaaatcacaacatgtaaataggcgttggcgttattttgtcactttgggAGCAGTAGCATCCAtcatctgtgctaagctaggctagcggtgggtgcgtcagacagagttacgacacgcacgaagatgagaagggtacgtatggacttatctaactttgggggatatggtgaataagctaaagtcccaataagtctgCGTTTTCCTTAAATTTTTTCATTGGGTTAAGGATAAATTGTAAACtgttgcaataaaaaaaaaaaaaagctaatctTCTATACAAGTGCATAGTCAACTTTGTACAGcttaaaaaaatcacttttgagATTTAAAGGTGTACAAATCCTCTCATGCTTATTTTAACCATTGAGAGTTTCCTCTTGATGCTCTCAAAATGCTGGAGGatgcatgtacatgtatgaGTCACTTTGTAAAACAGCAACGTGGCTGCAGTGTTCAGAACAATTCAAAATGTAGTATATTTAAAACGTAAGAATGTTTCGATGCATCTCTTTGACGGTTGTCAAATGAGAGGAGTACTGCAGACTCAGACTGGCATTTTGAGAGCATTTTTGAAACGGCTGCTGCACTCTCCTGCTTTTTTTTGATCAGTTGATTTAACCGCTAGCTGGGACAACTGGTGATGGTGTTGTTCACTAAACcagtaaatatttatttggAGACTCCTGTCACTGTACATAAGACAAGTCCACCAGATGCATAAATCAACTTTTGTATAACTTAAACATGTTTCAGTGCTGGAAAATTACAGTTGGGTTAATGTTGTTAGCTACTGTATACAGTCCACTAACATGTTTATCATGCTTCACTTAATAATGACCAATCACTGTGTGCTTTTAATGCGCTTATAATTCTGGGAAGCATCAGTTAATGTTTCATTTAACAAAACGCTGAGGATGTCTTCAGCAGTGACAGATGTCTccaaatgttagtttttttggCTGTAtgctggagttttttttttctggtttggGGCGAACTCCTATCACTAACATTTTATCAGCAGCCTCTACTTCCTTCTATTTGTTTCTCCTCCAATCTCATGCTACCATATCATTTGTGAAGATTGTATAACAGTATTGAATTgagatttgattatttttttctctttcagatTCAAACATCTGTGCACACACTCAAAAACACTCCCAACTATCTCGCCACACTAATCATCACTCATGTAAACGCACTTTGTAAAGCTCAGTAATCAGCTTTTTATAAAGACATGTTTACATTAACAAAGTTTACTGACATCGGGAAAAAGGGGCGAAAATACGGTATATTACTCTACATGTTATATAATATGAGAGAAGTCAATACAGTATAAACCTTGCTAGTGTAATTACTGTCTCATTCTGGGAGAGCCATGATGATAAATCCCAAAAAAAACTTTGCACGCCCTCTGGTGTCTGATGGAGGTGCTCTGAACAGCTGGCTGTAACAGAAATGGGAAATGTATGCGATGACTATCCTGCTGATACAGTTAATACATGAATTAATCAAAAGGAAAGCAATCTGAAAATGTTAAAGTATAAATACATTGTTCTAGGATCATTTATTAAGTAAAATAACAATTCTTTGCTGGTTACACCTTCTCAAATTTGattatgttgttgttattgttattttcaCTTACATCACTATACATTTACcatattttttaatgttaaaacacattACATTACTTTGGCAACTTAGGATAGATTTTAGATTTCATAGAATAGCCGATTTGTTATAAAAGATCATTCTTTAAACAATTATATCTGAACAATTTGGCAtttataaatgtactttaattACAGTATACAGTTAACCATAGTAATTACTCAGTTACTGTACTGCTGCGATGCTTGCTCTGATTTACACAGTTACAGTGAAGAAGTTAGATTAAATGGAATATACAGTAAGATATCTTAATTGCTATTTAATTGGCTAACAAAAACAATAGATTCTTCAGGTTAACTGAACTGGTTGAAAACACAATTCCCTTTCATAAGaagctttattgtcattgcaccaCTGTCTGACAGTTTTACAATGAAATTACGTTGGTActccctccttttttcttttttttttttttacattttttcaaaaggCAGTTGAATAAGAGCAATAAGTGAAAAAGTCCCAGCAGTAGATAATGGACTTTACAGATAACAGAGTAGGTATTGCACATTCCTGATTAGTTAGCAGCCTCagtaataaatagataaataaataagtaactTGGAGGTGTAAACACTGGTTTGATgaattgtgatatgagactaggaACCATTTAACAGTTTTACTGCATGGGAGAAGAAATGGTGTCTCAGTCTAGTAGTCCGGGCTTGTATGGTCCTGAATCTGAATCAGGGTGGGTTGGGTCACGGGTGATGTTAGAGGCCCTGCTTCGGCATTGGGCCTCAAAGATGTCGCTGACTGCTGGTAGTTGAGATCCGATGATCTTTGTCACTGTAACCTCAGTTAAAGACAAATCTATCTTACTGTAGGTTAAAGATCCAGTTTACCAATTCACTTACAGTCATAAAATGATTtttaaaattatgttttctGCCTGGTTTAATGTGTTCTGTGTCTTTCCCCTCACCTTTTACCTCCCCTCCAGACAAGTGCCCCGCCACCCGTGTCCTGGCCTCCCAACTCAACCCTTCCAGCTCAGTAATCAATCACCTCCTTCTGGGTCGGAAACCACGCGGAGATCCCTGGTGCTCCAGACCCACATCCACGAGCACATCAACTCTACCAGGGTCCCGACCTGCTTCTCTGTCCCAGAGTCAGGGCTCCCCAGCCAGGCAGCGCTGTGGCTCGCTGCTCTCCAACAGTACTGGTTCTCCAGGGAGCTCTGGAGGAGACGCAGGGTCGCCCTGGCGTGCTCACGTCCGGGTACATCGAAGGAATATAGCCAGGGCCCGGGCACAGCTGGGCTTTGGAGATTCAGAGGAAAGGGAAGATgatgaggagagggaggaaggaggaggatcAGTGAGATTTGAGggtgaagaggagaggaggtttGAGGAAAATGAGAGAGATGAGGAACAGAAAGAGGGGAGTGACTCCTCAGTGTGTGAAGATGCTCTACAGGTGGCAGGTGGGACAGAAGAAGCAGAAGTTGCAGAGGTGGTATTGCAACTGGACTCCCTGGATCTAGAGGATGAATCAAATCTGACCTCCCCCAACAACGCAAACCCAAATACACAACCCCCAATATCAGAGTCTAAACCTGCATCCCAAGTcccccttctccctcctccGCCATCCtcaaacagacacaaagagtCTGATTCCTCAGGTTCAGAGATTAGCACCGCCTCTGATAGACACTTTCCCTCCATCGCTTTACCTCCACCTCACCACTCCTTCAACTCCTCACCTTCCACCCTGAGTCCATCCCCCTCTCCGGTCCCTACATTGGCTTCTCTCGGTCCGTCCTGCTCGTCCTCTCCTACACCACCCTCCACCCCAGTGCCAAGCTCCACATCCTGCCTCTCATCATCCCCTTCAGCTGACGGCTtctcctctctcactctgtccGCATCGTCCACATTTTACAAAACTTCCTCCCCCTCCACTCCTTCACTTTCCTCTATCTCTTCCTCGTCCAGATCTCGTTTATCCTCCTCCCCGTCAACCCCAGCGCTCTCGTCCTTTGGTGCCTCCACTCCTAAACAGCAGGTCTTTTCCCCGTTCCCTAGCGTGAAGCAGCCCAGGAAATCGGCGGCAGCCAGAAATCTCGGTCTCTACGGTCCAACATCCAGAACACCCACAGTACACTTCCCTCAGCTTAGCCGCAACCTTAATCGTAGTAGTGCTGCCGGTACAACCGTGAGCCGATGAAGACCTTTGCACTTCTGAACTGATGCTAGAAACACACAGTCATTACATGATATGAAAAATCATTCTATAGCTACACCGTGTTGCCTCCTGCATATCAAGAAAATAACCCATATCTTATTTGAAGTAGATTGAAAGTTGTAGAAATGTAAAGTTCAGATGTGTGCAGAAATCACTTGATATTGATGTTGAAATTTGAAGATTGTGGTTCACCTAATAAAGGGGTCATCCTGAAATTCACAAGCCATTACAGACAAACATTTAAGAACTAGTTGACTATGAATTAtgaaggaaacttgttttgtttattgtttcaACCGCATTGGTACTGTACAGCTAAGGAACACAGGATTATAGGACTATCACAGTGTCTAGCCCGTAACAGTGGCCTATGAAGGTTTTTCTTGACCATAATggatgcacaataaaaaaagataagacaTAAGATGTAGACTGTGTTTTACGAACTTTCTAAAAAGGTACATTGCATTTGTGCTGGAGATATGTGTCCCTAAATATTGGTTTATGAACTGAACCTTGAGAAAAGAATACTCCCTCCACTAAAACATGAAGAGACTCTGACCTGAACAAATGCTCACTTCTGGACTCATGGACCATATGTGGCAACATGATGAAGTACGTTTTTTCCTATGATATTACACAATAGCCATCCAGTTGTTTCTATGCcaagtatttaaaaaagtaaccCAAGAAACAAGAGATACCTAAGAATTCCTGTAAATGAAGAATAATAAAAAGGTAGTGTGTGCCCCTAAAACCAATCTTAAAAGGTTTGATGTCCTGAAGCACTTTTCTTCTTTACTCTCTGTAACTTGGCTGTTGAACATGAGGCATGTAATATCTCTGTCAATAATGAAGTAAGTATGAATGGGAATGCTACTCTTGAGACCAGCTTGGCCAAGTTTTGTTTGATCGTTGTGGTGTGAATAAATATAAAGGCAGAATAATTactatattacattttattagtagctgtgtttaaaataataataatctgcaaAGGAGACCTTAATGTTGAATCCaagtatttacagtatagtCCAACCACACTGAAAGCAGTCTTACTTGAAAACTTGGCACAAAGCTGTTGCTTCTCAGTGGGCTTTGAATGTCGTCCAGTGTGGACAGTCAAGTCATGGTCTGGATAAACAACATCAACCTCTCACAACATCCACATCCTTCTCccattgtttttacatttgagaGTTTTGCATTGATTTAATTTGACTCAACATAAATCAACCTCAGGCATCATACTCAGTttttctaaaaaacaaacatacaagcCCAACTTTGACAGACTGCGTATGCTTTTGACAACATTTATTGCTGTTTTTAACATTTCCAGATCGCACACAGACACTACCTAGTTGGGCTTCATTTGGCTGCACaaagaagacttttttttaacctgttttCCAAATTGCTTAATTCGTGTTTCATCCAAACAAAGTTGACATATTGTTGCTTGCATTAATTCtggaaaaaatataaattaaaaaattaaatgtttaaatattacattcatttaaaaccaAAGTTAGTCTATAGTaggtatatttttttatttaaatttccaTGCATCATTTAAtaaacttttttattgtttactgCATCACGAGGGGGAAGAAAAATAAGTGCGCACCGAGGCGACATGTCACTTCCGTTTGccatctttgtttacattaattAACAGCCGCATCTTGTGAAGCGAGTTAAATGGATGGACGTAATATAAGAATGGTTAAACGTCTTTACTTGTTCAAAGGGCGGACTATGTTTCAAGAGTGCAGGAATGTCTTTAAAACGGCGGTAAGTGTTGTCAGTTGACCTGCCGGTTTTTTCCTTTCAAACTTAACTTAATTGTGTTCAAGTTATCAATCTAGCAATTCAATTATATGAGAGGCATAAACTGGGGCTGTGCTTGTGTCGGTTTctgaatttataaaaaaaaaaaagatgtctcATGATGTGGCAAGTGAAATGTGTTAGTGAGAAGCTACAGAGAAGTAAACTGTTAACTTCTCTGTAGCTTCTCACTAACCCTGATTCAGGTTAAGTTAGCAGTGGCTACAGAAAGATACACATTCTCATGTTGTCACTTTTAAACCAATGCAGTTGCCTGAATGTTAATTGGGAATTAGTTTTGCTAACAAATTCACAGAGAGACATACTACGTACTTACTACTCAACACAGTAGGCAACATGCTGGCTTTGGAATTCCCCCTGTTGTTCTCCATAGTGATAATGTATGTCAAAGTGATTCAGTAATCCTCTagggcagtggttctcaaagtggggtctAGGAatccctagtctcgcattgccagacctacctcggaggagggtctggttagtccacacagcattccgatgggagaaaaacttgctttggtgtattggcatttctttaaacgaatcacaatcgtcattggcggtgctaagctccgcacggagcccctgcaaaatagcctctgaagaaacttgtttttggctgaatgtgtacattcaaaatttgtttttagtcgtgcgagagaaaactcagattgacagatagtctagctagctgtctggatttactccTGCAGAGATcggaggagcagttaaccatagtcctcataaatgcaccggagtttaaaattacaacacaaagaaagcggaaggaaacggaaattttttttctaccaaaagaTTTTCGTGCTGGTTAGGGGAGTACAATATTGAAAgaagtttgagaaacactgactaTGGGACCCCAATTTGTGTCAGTTTCGGGGTCCTTGACGTGAAAAGGTTTAAAGGCccgacacacagagccgacggccaaacgccggcagaaaaggcagttggtctgatcagtctccccaaattggtcaaaaagtgcctcgaacacaccaaagcgacgaggcGTAATACGTccccataacagcaggcagggctaatctgtattgtcgcccaaaaatgaaaaaccggcagctgattggacaaacgcgtcacgtgggtcttgtttctcccGAATctaaagccagactgtcatggcggcttgttcagaataatcgatctcatattttactaaaatagttcaccgaaacgtgtttctgaaaacattttaagcgagaaataggccatgcagttgctgaatctgtcttcatttgatcgacaaaggtcagtttaaaagattttcgtcagattttgagagactctagtcacgctcattccgctcccccgTTTCCGGGTTGGCACtttaccaatcagattggtcatttgagtccaactgccggcagtgcccgccccgccaatTCAACATGTCAGATCgacaaaatgaaggctgacggccctcagacggacgacggcatggaacacaccaaacagactcgaagTCACTgaccagactgtccaacggccgataacACTGATCTAGGGGACACATGGATGGTTtaggttattattttttttcacatgtattATCCCCTTCCACAAACCATCAGCATCTCTGCAGTTGTgcatgttattattttttatatattttacaacCTCATTAAAATGTTGCCACCATGTTATCCTCAGTAGCCAAATGTCTATTCAAGAATGATATTCTGTGTGGCTCtttctcatttttttattgGGAAAATGTCCTGAAAGAGCATTTGCTGTGGTTAAATATTGGCTGAGTCTTGGTTGTTGGAAAACTTAATTTTTGTTATTTCAGCACAATGTGTCATCTTATTCCTTATCCAGTTACTCACTAAACCACAGGAACACTGTAATTTAATGACACCAACATGGTAACTGTTGTTCACCGAATTTAGTTTCACATAAAATAGCCGTATTTGACTGATTGTGTGACTGAAGTCATGTTAAAGGGAAATGATACCACTTACACCAAATTATCCTTGATTACTAGAGATTTGATGTCATCTGAGGGCACTAGTGCTCTCCAAATAAAGCAATACTTGGAAGAAAAAGTGGCTCAAGTTGCCTGGTTTTCTGTTTAAATTCTCTGTAGTGCAGTATTATTAAATATGTGTAGTATTACTGATTATGAGGTGCGGCTGTAACCCACGTCCTCCAAGCT encodes:
- the tbc1d30 gene encoding TBC1 domain family member 30 isoform X4, translating into MRQGRLPAAGRRPRAGAKLRQQGSGGVGNIISNVLKKRNGISRSAPRLLCTLEPGVDTRLKFTIEPSLGKNGFQQWYDALKAVARLPTGIPKEWRKRVWLTLADQYLHSISIDWEKTLRFAFNERSNPDDDSLGIQIVKDLHRTGCSSYCGQEGEQDRVVLKRVLLAYARWNKSVGYCQGFNVLAALILEVTEGHESDALKVMIYLIDKVLPESYFANNLRALSVDMAVFRDLLRLKLPRLSQHLSHLQKAANREAGGSYEPPLTNVFTMQWFLTMFATCLPAPTVLKIWDSVFFEGSEVLFRVALAIWERLGERIEYCHTADEFYSTMGCLTQEMLENNLIDPPELMQEVYSMAVFPFPQLAELREKYTYNINPFPTSVKSSASGGLGSWESDDDADMDDEDSVVTALGCLGPLGGLLAPELQRYQKHLKDQRGEQGNIAELSPGAVGAGGGGGGGGGARAEHQAAINSMMMERMSTDIYALKKQYTRIKRRQQEQAMQLYIRTGPGPKVATSAGGPQEHPNRPSDSTDHHTDDSNICAHTQKHSQLSRHTNHHSYKCPATRVLASQLNPSSSVINHLLLGRKPRGDPWCSRPTSTSTSTLPGSRPASLSQSQGSPARQRCGSLLSNSTGSPGSSGGDAGSPWRAHVRVHRRNIARARAQLGFGDSEEREDDEEREEGGGSVRFEGEEERRFEENERDEEQKEGSDSSVCEDALQVAGGTEEAEVAEVVLQLDSLDLEDESNLTSPNNANPNTQPPISESKPASQVPLLPPPPSSNRHKESDSSGSEISTASDRHFPSIALPPPHHSFNSSPSTLSPSPSPVPTLASLGPSCSSSPTPPSTPVPSSTSCLSSSPSADGFSSLTLSASSTFYKTSSPSTPSLSSISSSSRSRLSSSPSTPALSSFGASTPKQQVFSPFPSVKQPRKSAAARNLGLYGPTSRTPTVHFPQLSRNLNRSSAAGTTVSR
- the tbc1d30 gene encoding TBC1 domain family member 30 isoform X6 — protein: MRQGRLPAAGRRPRAGAKLRQQGSGGVGNIISNVLKKRNGISRSAPRLLCTLEPGVDTRLKFTIEPSLGKNGFQQWYDALKAVARLPTGIPKEWRKRVWLTLADQYLHSISIDWEKTLRFAFNERSNPDDDSLGIQIVKDLHRTGCSSYCGQEGEQDRVVLKRVLLAYARWNKSVGYCQGFNVLAALILEVTEGHESDALKVMIYLIDKVLPESYFANNLRALSVDMAVFRDLLRLKLPRLSQHLSHLQKAANREAGGSYEPPLTNVFTMQWFLTMFATCLPAPTVLKIWDSVFFEGSEVLFRVALAIWERLGERIEYCHTADEFYSTMGCLTQEMLENNLIDPPELMQEVYSMAVFPFPQLAELREKYTYNINPFPTSVKSSASGGLGSWESDDDADMDDEDSVVTALGCLGPLGGLLAPELQRYQKHLKDQRGEQGNIAELSPGAVGAGGGGGGGGGARAEHQAAINSMMMERMSTDIYALKKQYTRIKRRQQEQAMQLYIRTDKCPATRVLASQLNPSSSVINHLLLGRKPRGDPWCSRPTSTSTSTLPGSRPASLSQSQGSPARQRCGSLLSNSTGSPGSSGGDAGSPWRAHVRVHRRNIARARAQLGFGDSEEREDDEEREEGGGSVRFEGEEERRFEENERDEEQKEGSDSSVCEDALQVAGGTEEAEVAEVVLQLDSLDLEDESNLTSPNNANPNTQPPISESKPASQVPLLPPPPSSNRHKESDSSGSEISTASDRHFPSIALPPPHHSFNSSPSTLSPSPSPVPTLASLGPSCSSSPTPPSTPVPSSTSCLSSSPSADGFSSLTLSASSTFYKTSSPSTPSLSSISSSSRSRLSSSPSTPALSSFGASTPKQQVFSPFPSVKQPRKSAAARNLGLYGPTSRTPTVHFPQLSRNLNRSSAAGTTVSR
- the tbc1d30 gene encoding TBC1 domain family member 30 isoform X5, translated to MAQGIKTEADQAGVDTRLKFTIEPSLGKNGFQQWYDALKAVARLPTGIPKEWRKRVWLTLADQYLHSISIDWEKTLRFAFNERSNPDDDSLGIQIVKDLHRTGCSSYCGQEGEQDRVVLKRVLLAYARWNKSVGYCQGFNVLAALILEVTEGHESDALKVMIYLIDKVLPESYFANNLRALSVDMAVFRDLLRLKLPRLSQHLSHLQKAANREAGGSYEPPLTNVFTMQWFLTMFATCLPAPTVLKIWDSVFFEGSEVLFRVALAIWERLGERIEYCHTADEFYSTMGCLTQEMLENNLIDPPELMQEVYSMAVFPFPQLAELREKYTYNINPFPTSVKSSASGGLGSWESDDDADMDDEDSVVTALGCLGPLGGLLAPELQRYQKHLKDQRGEQGNIAELSPGAVGAGGGGGGGGGARAEHQAAINSMMMERMSTDIYALKKQYTRIKRRQQEQAMQLYIRTGPGPKVATSAGGPQEHPNRPSDSTDHHTDDSNICAHTQKHSQLSRHTNHHSYKCPATRVLASQLNPSSSVINHLLLGRKPRGDPWCSRPTSTSTSTLPGSRPASLSQSQGSPARQRCGSLLSNSTGSPGSSGGDAGSPWRAHVRVHRRNIARARAQLGFGDSEEREDDEEREEGGGSVRFEGEEERRFEENERDEEQKEGSDSSVCEDALQVAGGTEEAEVAEVVLQLDSLDLEDESNLTSPNNANPNTQPPISESKPASQVPLLPPPPSSNRHKESDSSGSEISTASDRHFPSIALPPPHHSFNSSPSTLSPSPSPVPTLASLGPSCSSSPTPPSTPVPSSTSCLSSSPSADGFSSLTLSASSTFYKTSSPSTPSLSSISSSSRSRLSSSPSTPALSSFGASTPKQQVFSPFPSVKQPRKSAAARNLGLYGPTSRTPTVHFPQLSRNLNRSSAAGTTVSR
- the tbc1d30 gene encoding TBC1 domain family member 30 isoform X1; the encoded protein is MASEVKLIGNELLEVDICDGGVCSEDESGVFVNSAAPLQDDFSGFQHWTSPAESSNDTSSPPEQQVPTNENGAPPVTHWGNTAGDSDSESQGDGLKSLRSSIVDCLLVELYETYSGGSRRNVDSWDSSTEASGSDAFLGRSNSGSSFLQELQEKHTRRHQMNYLAQKAPEELQSIIQEVRYRTGLQSAKLLRQLKRRDRLCHKLQKNYDIITACLQAVSQKRRVDTRLKFTIEPSLGKNGFQQWYDALKAVARLPTGIPKEWRKRVWLTLADQYLHSISIDWEKTLRFAFNERSNPDDDSLGIQIVKDLHRTGCSSYCGQEGEQDRVVLKRVLLAYARWNKSVGYCQGFNVLAALILEVTEGHESDALKVMIYLIDKVLPESYFANNLRALSVDMAVFRDLLRLKLPRLSQHLSHLQKAANREAGGSYEPPLTNVFTMQWFLTMFATCLPAPTVLKIWDSVFFEGSEVLFRVALAIWERLGERIEYCHTADEFYSTMGCLTQEMLENNLIDPPELMQEVYSMAVFPFPQLAELREKYTYNINPFPTSVKSSASGGLGSWESDDDADMDDEDSVVTALGCLGPLGGLLAPELQRYQKHLKDQRGEQGNIAELSPGAVGAGGGGGGGGGARAEHQAAINSMMMERMSTDIYALKKQYTRIKRRQQEQAMQLYIRTGPGPKVATSAGGPQEHPNRPSDSTDHHTDDSNICAHTQKHSQLSRHTNHHSYKCPATRVLASQLNPSSSVINHLLLGRKPRGDPWCSRPTSTSTSTLPGSRPASLSQSQGSPARQRCGSLLSNSTGSPGSSGGDAGSPWRAHVRVHRRNIARARAQLGFGDSEEREDDEEREEGGGSVRFEGEEERRFEENERDEEQKEGSDSSVCEDALQVAGGTEEAEVAEVVLQLDSLDLEDESNLTSPNNANPNTQPPISESKPASQVPLLPPPPSSNRHKESDSSGSEISTASDRHFPSIALPPPHHSFNSSPSTLSPSPSPVPTLASLGPSCSSSPTPPSTPVPSSTSCLSSSPSADGFSSLTLSASSTFYKTSSPSTPSLSSISSSSRSRLSSSPSTPALSSFGASTPKQQVFSPFPSVKQPRKSAAARNLGLYGPTSRTPTVHFPQLSRNLNRSSAAGTTVSR